In Rhodanobacter denitrificans, a single window of DNA contains:
- a CDS encoding CvpA family protein — translation MNWTDYIILGVLALSVFVGLWRGLISEVLALAIWVAAFWVAWLLGPAAAARLEHVIELPSARIIVAYGLCFVAVLILGALLRFVIGKLVQSTGLSGTDRLLGMLFGFVRGVLLVTVAVFLIGFTAFTRDPWWRQSVLLPRFQHVAAWLGQQVPPGVREYLHPPATLGRLSGLPAALTAPISGTAPAPAASARHPATTGTAVPPRTF, via the coding sequence GTGAACTGGACCGACTACATCATCCTTGGCGTGCTGGCCCTGTCGGTCTTCGTCGGGCTGTGGCGCGGCCTGATCTCCGAAGTGCTGGCATTGGCGATCTGGGTCGCCGCGTTCTGGGTGGCGTGGCTGCTCGGCCCCGCCGCGGCCGCGCGGCTGGAGCACGTGATCGAGCTGCCGTCGGCGCGGATCATCGTGGCCTACGGGCTGTGCTTCGTCGCCGTGCTGATCCTCGGCGCGCTGCTGCGCTTCGTGATCGGCAAACTGGTCCAGAGCACCGGGTTGTCCGGCACCGACCGCCTGCTGGGCATGCTGTTCGGCTTCGTGCGCGGCGTGCTGCTGGTGACCGTGGCGGTGTTCCTGATCGGCTTCACCGCGTTCACGCGCGATCCATGGTGGCGGCAGTCGGTGCTGCTGCCGCGCTTCCAGCACGTGGCGGCCTGGCTGGGCCAGCAAGTGCCGCCGGGCGTGCGCGAATACCTCCATCCGCCGGCGACGCTCGGCCGTCTGTCCGGCTTGCCGGCGGCGTTGACGGCCCCCATCTCGGGTACGGCGCCCGCGCCGGCGGCGAGCGCGCGGCATCCGGCGACGACCGGCACGGCCGTGCCGCCGCGGACTTTCTGA
- a CDS encoding erythromycin esterase family protein gives MIVRHPPLLDAIRDAAVPLDGDDRDYDPLLRMVGERPFVLLGEASHGTHEFYAMREEITRRLIGELGFDAVAVEADWPDAYRLNRHVRGVGDASIDEAFGDFRRFPTWMWRNHAVRGFIQWLRARNAGLPAAARAGFYGLDLYSLYRSADAVIDYLEAVDPDQAMLARRLYVALDHVREPQTYGFEAATGLRPPCRDAAAALLVELLRKAPAYLAEDGPAARDEQFFAERNAHVVLHAEQYYRAMFGGRSNTWNLRDAHMVDTLFALRRHLRAQGRQGRIVVWAHNSHLGDARATQMGERGEWNVGQLLREQAGAAQALLVGFTTYTGHVTAAHDWDAPAERRWVRPAHKDSCEHLLYTSGLDRFFLPLSGTLAEGLTAPLLERAIGVVYRPETELASHYFSASLSRQFDALFHLDETSAVEPLDITEHWTRHEPPDTYPSGL, from the coding sequence GTGATCGTCCGCCACCCTCCCCTGCTCGACGCCATCCGCGACGCGGCAGTGCCGCTCGACGGCGACGATCGCGACTACGACCCGCTGCTGCGCATGGTGGGCGAACGCCCCTTCGTGCTGCTGGGCGAGGCCAGCCACGGCACGCACGAGTTCTACGCGATGCGCGAGGAGATCACCCGCCGGCTGATCGGGGAACTGGGTTTCGATGCGGTGGCGGTGGAAGCCGACTGGCCCGACGCGTACCGCCTCAATCGCCACGTCCGCGGCGTCGGCGACGCCTCGATCGACGAGGCATTCGGCGACTTCCGGCGCTTCCCGACCTGGATGTGGCGCAACCACGCGGTACGCGGATTCATCCAGTGGCTGCGGGCCCGCAATGCCGGGCTTCCGGCCGCCGCGCGGGCCGGCTTCTACGGCCTGGACCTGTACAGCCTGTACCGCTCGGCCGACGCGGTGATCGACTACCTCGAAGCGGTCGACCCCGACCAGGCCATGCTCGCGCGCCGGCTCTATGTCGCGCTGGACCACGTACGCGAACCGCAGACCTACGGCTTCGAGGCCGCCACCGGCCTGCGCCCGCCCTGCCGCGACGCCGCCGCGGCCCTGCTCGTCGAACTGCTGCGCAAGGCACCGGCCTACCTGGCCGAAGACGGCCCGGCGGCGCGCGACGAACAGTTCTTCGCCGAACGCAACGCGCACGTCGTGCTGCATGCCGAGCAGTACTACCGCGCCATGTTCGGCGGCCGCAGCAACACCTGGAACCTGCGCGACGCGCACATGGTAGACACGCTGTTCGCCCTGCGCCGGCACCTGCGCGCACAGGGGCGGCAGGGCCGCATCGTGGTGTGGGCGCACAACTCGCATCTGGGCGACGCCCGCGCCACGCAGATGGGCGAGCGCGGCGAATGGAACGTCGGTCAGCTGCTGCGCGAGCAGGCCGGCGCTGCGCAGGCCCTGCTGGTCGGTTTCACCACCTATACCGGCCACGTCACCGCCGCGCACGACTGGGACGCGCCGGCCGAAAGGCGCTGGGTGCGCCCCGCGCACAAGGACAGCTGCGAGCACCTGCTCTACACCAGCGGCCTGGACCGCTTCTTCCTGCCGCTGTCCGGCACGCTGGCCGAAGGGCTGACCGCGCCGCTGCTCGAACGGGCCATCGGCGTGGTGTACCGGCCCGAGACGGAGCTGGCCAGCCATTACTTCAGCGCCTCGCTGAGCCGGCAATTCGACGCCCTGTTCCACCTCGACGAGACCAGCGCGGTCGAGCCGCTCGACATCACCGAACACTGGACCCGCCACGAGCCACCGGACACCTACCCTTCGGGCCTGTAG
- a CDS encoding SPOR domain-containing protein yields the protein MKTRLLGAAVLIALAVLFVPMFFSSTPPAPGGDQAVSLAIPPAPDRDLQTRTMSLAPDAPAGASSAAGQSTPSATPASSDRLATVNIGSSRPRDIETDPEAGKPPQPTTVTTGSGTSPGQPVIPQQANPPAAGANTSTAPATKPHTVAITPPPRPAAPAAAPVATAPVPAPAAGRGNYTLNLSAYANAAGAANLVRRVRALGYPVGGHAITQAGQPRTLVIAGPFETRAAAEAARLKITQSIPGVPARLEQDASHESGAAATSPPAATSTARAGGWAVQLAAMSDQADANALRDKLRANGFDGFVDSVQSGGRRLWRVRAGPQTQRGDAQRVHDQIKAKLGIDGNVVPVP from the coding sequence TTGAAAACACGCCTGCTGGGAGCCGCCGTCCTGATTGCGCTGGCGGTCCTGTTCGTGCCGATGTTCTTTTCCAGCACCCCGCCGGCGCCGGGCGGCGACCAGGCGGTCAGCCTGGCGATCCCTCCGGCGCCCGACCGCGACCTGCAGACCCGCACCATGAGCCTGGCGCCGGATGCCCCGGCAGGCGCTTCGAGCGCCGCAGGCCAGTCGACGCCGTCGGCGACGCCGGCCTCGAGCGACCGGCTGGCCACGGTGAACATCGGCTCCAGTCGCCCGCGCGACATCGAGACCGATCCCGAAGCAGGCAAGCCGCCGCAACCGACCACGGTGACCACCGGTTCGGGTACCTCGCCGGGCCAGCCGGTGATTCCTCAGCAGGCCAACCCGCCGGCGGCCGGCGCGAACACTAGCACGGCGCCGGCGACGAAGCCGCACACGGTGGCGATCACGCCGCCGCCCAGGCCGGCGGCTCCGGCCGCGGCGCCGGTGGCTACTGCGCCTGTGCCCGCGCCGGCCGCGGGACGCGGCAACTACACGCTGAACCTCAGCGCCTACGCCAATGCCGCCGGCGCCGCCAACCTGGTGCGCCGCGTGCGGGCGCTGGGTTATCCGGTCGGCGGCCACGCCATCACCCAGGCCGGCCAGCCGCGCACCCTGGTCATCGCCGGGCCGTTCGAGACGCGCGCCGCGGCCGAGGCCGCGCGCTTGAAGATCACCCAGTCGATTCCCGGCGTGCCGGCCCGGCTCGAACAGGATGCCAGCCACGAAAGCGGCGCGGCGGCGACGTCGCCGCCGGCGGCCACGAGCACTGCCAGGGCCGGCGGCTGGGCCGTGCAACTGGCGGCGATGAGCGACCAGGCCGATGCGAATGCGCTGCGCGACAAGTTGCGTGCGAACGGCTTCGACGGCTTCGTCGATTCGGTGCAGTCCGGCGGCAGGCGTCTGTGGCGCGTGCGCGCCGGTCCGCAGACCCAGCGCGGCGACGCGCAGCGGGTGCACGACCAGATCAAGGCGAAGCTGGGCATCGACGGCAACGTCGTGCCGGTACCCTGA
- a CDS encoding heavy metal translocating P-type ATPase, translating into MSGQASCCAGGDKPAAGAAIDPVCGMTVDPAMAKHLSTLDGQTFHFCSAGCKAKFDASPATYRAAGQKPVGSCCGGKAADDHANHEHADHDHADHGHVDHGHARVVKDPVCGMTVDPQTAKYHAEHDGQTYHFCSARCREKFVADPSAYLGERQPAPPVPAGTIYTCPMHPEIRQVGPGHCPICGMALEPLMPTLDEDDGGELASMTRRFWWLVVLTVPTLLVAMGPHLFGWHLPAPWDGVAAWTEALLASVVVLWGGAPFFVRGWRSLKPWRPNMYTLIALGTGVAWLYSAVAFLLPDIFPEGFRDAGGRVAVYFESAAVIVTLVMLGDFLELRARRRTGAALKALLGLAPKTARRIAADGSEADVALDAVHAGDVLRVRPGEKVPVDGVVIEGDSHVDESMLTGEPMPVAKAKGDPLTGGTVNQDGALTMRAQKVGGETMLAQIVALVAAAQRSRAPLQRVADQVAAWFVPAVVAVAVLAFAAWAIVGPEPRLAHALIAAVSVLIIACPCALGLATPISIMVASGRGAQHGVLFKDAGAIERLRDIDTLVVDKTGTLTEGKPALTELVVLGGQPRERLLALAAALERPSEHPLARAIVVAADAEGVATLAATDFRSLTGRGVSAKVDGSAAALGNAKLMAESRVAIGEEAGARAEQLRGQGATVMFLAVDGALAALLAVADRIKPDTPTAIAALHAAGLRIVMLTGDNATTAQTVAGTLGIDEVHADVSPADKAAVVSRLKAEGRRVAMAGDGINDAPALAAADIGIAMGSGTDVAMESAQVTLVKGELGAIVRARTLSQGTVRNIHQNLFFAFVYNAVGVPLAAGVLYPWFGITLSPMIAALAMSLSSVSVVSNALRLRRLRL; encoded by the coding sequence GAAGCCTGTGGGGAGCTGTTGCGGTGGCAAGGCGGCGGACGACCATGCGAACCACGAGCATGCCGATCACGATCACGCCGATCACGGGCACGTCGATCACGGGCATGCGCGCGTCGTGAAGGACCCGGTATGCGGCATGACGGTGGATCCGCAAACGGCGAAATACCACGCCGAGCATGACGGCCAGACGTACCATTTCTGTTCCGCGCGCTGTCGCGAGAAGTTCGTGGCCGATCCGTCGGCCTACCTCGGCGAACGCCAGCCCGCGCCGCCGGTGCCGGCCGGCACCATCTATACCTGCCCGATGCACCCCGAGATCCGGCAGGTCGGTCCCGGCCATTGCCCGATCTGCGGCATGGCGCTGGAACCGCTGATGCCGACGCTGGATGAAGACGACGGCGGCGAGCTGGCGTCGATGACGCGGCGCTTCTGGTGGCTGGTGGTGCTGACCGTGCCGACCCTGCTGGTGGCGATGGGACCGCACCTGTTCGGCTGGCACCTGCCCGCGCCGTGGGACGGCGTGGCGGCCTGGACCGAGGCGCTGCTGGCCAGCGTGGTGGTGTTGTGGGGCGGTGCGCCGTTCTTCGTGCGCGGCTGGCGCTCGCTGAAGCCCTGGCGTCCGAACATGTACACGCTGATCGCGCTGGGCACCGGCGTGGCATGGCTGTACAGCGCGGTGGCGTTCCTGCTGCCGGACATCTTCCCGGAGGGTTTCCGCGACGCCGGCGGGCGGGTTGCGGTGTACTTCGAATCGGCGGCGGTGATCGTCACCCTGGTCATGCTGGGCGATTTCCTGGAGTTGCGCGCGCGCCGGCGCACCGGCGCGGCGCTGAAGGCGCTGCTGGGGCTGGCGCCGAAGACCGCGCGGCGCATCGCTGCCGACGGCAGCGAGGCCGACGTGGCGCTGGACGCGGTGCATGCCGGCGACGTGCTGCGCGTGCGCCCCGGCGAGAAGGTGCCGGTCGACGGCGTGGTGATCGAGGGCGACAGCCACGTCGACGAGTCGATGCTCACCGGCGAGCCGATGCCGGTGGCCAAGGCGAAGGGCGATCCGCTGACCGGCGGCACCGTGAACCAGGACGGCGCGCTGACCATGCGCGCGCAGAAGGTCGGCGGCGAGACCATGCTGGCGCAGATCGTGGCACTGGTGGCAGCCGCCCAACGCAGTCGCGCGCCGCTGCAGCGCGTGGCCGACCAGGTGGCGGCGTGGTTCGTGCCTGCGGTGGTGGCGGTGGCCGTGCTGGCCTTCGCGGCGTGGGCGATCGTCGGCCCGGAGCCGCGGCTGGCGCACGCGCTGATCGCGGCGGTGTCGGTGCTGATCATCGCCTGTCCGTGCGCGCTGGGCCTGGCCACGCCGATCTCGATCATGGTCGCCAGCGGCCGCGGCGCGCAGCACGGCGTGCTGTTCAAGGACGCCGGCGCGATCGAGCGTCTGCGCGACATCGACACCCTGGTGGTGGACAAGACCGGCACGCTGACCGAAGGCAAGCCGGCGCTGACCGAGCTGGTGGTGCTGGGCGGCCAGCCGCGCGAACGCCTGCTGGCGCTGGCCGCCGCGCTGGAACGGCCGAGCGAGCATCCACTGGCGCGGGCGATCGTCGTGGCGGCGGACGCCGAAGGCGTGGCGACGCTGGCGGCGACGGATTTCCGCTCGCTGACCGGCCGCGGCGTCAGCGCGAAGGTGGACGGCAGCGCAGCGGCGCTGGGCAATGCGAAGCTGATGGCCGAGTCGCGCGTGGCGATCGGCGAGGAGGCCGGCGCTCGCGCCGAGCAACTGCGTGGGCAGGGTGCCACGGTGATGTTCCTGGCCGTCGACGGCGCGCTCGCCGCCTTGCTGGCGGTGGCCGACCGGATCAAGCCGGACACGCCGACGGCGATCGCGGCGCTGCACGCGGCCGGCCTGCGCATCGTGATGCTCACCGGCGACAACGCCACCACCGCGCAGACGGTGGCGGGCACGCTCGGCATCGACGAGGTGCACGCCGACGTCTCGCCGGCCGACAAGGCCGCCGTGGTGAGTCGGCTCAAGGCCGAAGGCCGCCGCGTGGCGATGGCCGGTGACGGCATCAACGACGCGCCCGCGCTGGCCGCTGCCGACATCGGCATCGCGATGGGCAGCGGCACCGACGTGGCGATGGAGAGCGCGCAGGTGACCCTGGTCAAGGGCGAGCTGGGCGCGATCGTGCGTGCGCGCACGCTGTCGCAGGGTACCGTGCGCAACATCCACCAGAACCTGTTCTTCGCCTTCGTCTACAACGCGGTCGGCGTACCGCTGGCCGCCGGCGTGCTGTACCCGTGGTTCGGCATCACGCTGTCGCCGATGATCGCCGCGCTGGCGATGAGCCTGAGCTCGGTGTCGGTGGTGAGCAACGCACTGCGCCTGCGCCGGCTGCGTCTGTGA
- a CDS encoding ferritin-like domain-containing protein, translating to MTDLHTAAKACLDASAPDEKLRLTHATWQAFERGELRADAAAPPPVPIGPPGRPAKPRLVSARQLPQRGLGSAEGRAALVHAVAHIEFNAINLAWDAVYRFRGMPADYYRDWASCAHDEARHFALLSDRLAELGHAYGDFDAHDGLWEMAAKTAGSDTARMALVPRVLEARGLDVTPGMIERLRGLGDERTVAILEVILREEVAHVAAGTRWYRHCCERDGLDPIETFFTLLRDCMGVGLRGPFNRPARLQAGFVEAELDRLAALVPPAAAR from the coding sequence GTGACCGATCTGCACACCGCCGCCAAAGCCTGCCTCGACGCCAGCGCGCCGGACGAGAAGCTCCGCCTGACGCACGCGACCTGGCAGGCCTTCGAGCGTGGCGAGTTGCGTGCGGACGCCGCCGCGCCGCCGCCGGTGCCGATCGGCCCGCCCGGTCGCCCGGCGAAGCCGCGGCTGGTCAGTGCGCGCCAGCTTCCGCAGCGCGGCCTGGGCAGCGCGGAAGGCCGCGCGGCGCTGGTGCACGCGGTGGCGCATATCGAGTTCAACGCGATCAACCTGGCGTGGGATGCGGTGTATCGGTTCCGCGGCATGCCGGCGGACTATTACCGCGACTGGGCCAGCTGCGCCCACGACGAGGCGCGTCATTTCGCCCTGCTGTCCGACCGGCTAGCCGAGCTGGGCCACGCCTACGGCGACTTCGACGCGCACGACGGCCTGTGGGAGATGGCCGCGAAGACGGCCGGCAGCGACACCGCGCGGATGGCGCTGGTGCCGCGCGTGCTGGAAGCGCGCGGGCTGGACGTCACCCCCGGCATGATCGAACGGCTGCGCGGACTCGGCGACGAGCGCACGGTGGCGATCCTGGAAGTGATCCTGCGCGAGGAAGTGGCCCATGTCGCCGCCGGTACCCGCTGGTACCGCCACTGCTGCGAGCGCGACGGCCTCGACCCGATCGAGACGTTCTTCACCCTGCTGCGCGACTGCATGGGCGTCGGCCTGCGCGGCCCGTTCAACCGCCCGGCGCGGCTGCAGGCCGGCTTCGTCGAGGCGGAACTCGACCGACTGGCCGCACTGGTCCCGCCAGCGGCCGCGCGTTGA
- a CDS encoding alpha/beta fold hydrolase codes for MAHSTPQARWLPPVPCGAALECIPMVSLPFLDRDDAGRQLADALAHYRGTQPVVLAIPRGAVPMGRVVADALGGELDVVLVRKLGAPGNPEFAIGAVDEHGSVLLNEYAAEAGADTAYTRRVAQRELALIRERRARYRPGRPATVLAGRTVIVVDDGLATGATMVAALRAVRAQGPARLVCAVPVAAADSLARVSALADEVVCLATPRPFHAVGSHYLDFDSVADEEVIALLTGPAAKGAPASLPPEGPVHIPAGQVVLEGDLVSPPSPRGLVLFVHGSGSSRHSTRNRYVASVLNRRGFSTLLFDLLTPQEDRDTAARFDVPRLARRLDAAVQWVRQQVALRDLPRGLFGASTGAAAALMVAAARPGEIDAVVSRGGRPDLADTSSLSRVQAPTLLIVGGADLQVLELNRAAQAAMPQGASLTVVPGATHLFEEPGALEQVAAIAADWFARWL; via the coding sequence ATGGCACACAGTACGCCACAGGCACGCTGGCTGCCGCCGGTGCCGTGCGGCGCCGCGCTGGAGTGCATCCCGATGGTCTCACTGCCGTTTCTCGATCGCGACGATGCCGGCCGGCAACTGGCCGACGCGCTGGCCCACTACCGGGGCACGCAGCCGGTGGTGCTGGCGATTCCGCGCGGCGCGGTGCCGATGGGGCGGGTCGTCGCCGACGCGCTGGGTGGCGAGCTGGACGTGGTGCTGGTGCGCAAGCTCGGCGCACCGGGCAACCCCGAGTTCGCCATCGGCGCGGTGGACGAACACGGCAGCGTGCTGCTCAATGAATACGCCGCCGAGGCGGGCGCCGACACCGCCTATACCCGGCGCGTCGCGCAGCGCGAGTTGGCGCTGATCCGCGAGCGTCGTGCGCGCTACCGCCCCGGCCGGCCTGCGACGGTTCTCGCCGGGCGGACGGTCATCGTGGTCGATGACGGCCTGGCGACCGGCGCCACGATGGTGGCGGCATTGCGGGCGGTTCGCGCGCAGGGGCCGGCGCGACTGGTCTGCGCGGTACCGGTGGCCGCGGCGGACAGCCTGGCGCGCGTGTCCGCCCTGGCCGACGAGGTCGTTTGCCTGGCGACGCCGCGCCCGTTCCATGCGGTCGGTTCGCACTATCTCGATTTCGACAGTGTCGCCGACGAAGAGGTGATCGCCCTGCTGACCGGCCCGGCCGCCAAGGGGGCACCGGCGTCGCTGCCGCCGGAAGGCCCGGTTCATATCCCCGCCGGGCAGGTGGTGCTCGAGGGCGACCTCGTCTCCCCGCCGTCGCCGCGCGGCCTGGTGCTGTTCGTGCATGGCAGCGGCAGCAGCCGGCACAGCACGCGCAACCGTTACGTCGCCTCCGTACTGAATCGACGCGGTTTCTCCACGCTGCTCTTCGACCTGCTGACGCCGCAGGAGGATCGCGACACGGCCGCGCGCTTCGACGTGCCGCGACTCGCCCGGCGACTGGACGCGGCCGTGCAATGGGTGCGGCAGCAGGTCGCCCTGCGCGATCTGCCGCGCGGCCTGTTCGGCGCGAGCACGGGCGCCGCTGCTGCGTTGATGGTGGCCGCGGCCCGGCCCGGCGAGATTGACGCGGTGGTATCGCGCGGCGGACGCCCGGATCTGGCCGACACGTCCAGTCTGTCGCGCGTGCAGGCGCCGACGCTGCTGATCGTGGGAGGCGCCGACCTGCAGGTGCTGGAGCTCAACCGGGCGGCCCAGGCGGCGATGCCGCAGGGCGCGAGCCTCACCGTGGTGCCGGGGGCCACCCATTTGTTCGAGGAACCCGGCGCGTTGGAACAGGTGGCGGCCATCGCTGCCGACTGGTTCGCGCGCTGGCTCTGA
- the purF gene encoding amidophosphoribosyltransferase, which yields MCGIIGIVGTTEVASALYDGLTVLQHRGQDAAGIATVDGARLRLHKGNGLVRDVFGQSAMSGLRGRIGIGHCRYPTAGSEGSAEAQPFYVNSPYGIAFAHNGNLVNTDALRREMFQDDRRHINTDSDSEVLLNVLAHELQIQDRMALTPDHIFKAVAGVHARARGGYACIALLLGYGLIAFRDPNGIRPLVLGERVNGEGREYAVASESVALDILGFKRIRDVAPGEAVIITDDGQLHTRRCAEGAPHTPCIFEYVYLARPDSMIEDVSVYKARLRMGEKLAAKILRERPDHGIDAVIPIPDTARTAASALAGALGVPFREGFVKNRYIGRTFIMPGQGERVKSVRRKLNAIDLEFRKKNVLLVDDSIVRGTTSKQIIQMARDAGARNVYFASAAPPVRYPNVYGIDMPSASELVAAGHTEKEIERTIGADWLIYQDLKDLIWAVQDGNEELKQFDTSCFSGEYVTGLDRSYLEQIEMLRSDDAKAARRAG from the coding sequence ATGTGCGGAATCATCGGCATTGTCGGTACCACCGAAGTGGCATCGGCGCTCTATGACGGGCTGACGGTGCTGCAGCACCGCGGCCAGGATGCGGCCGGCATCGCCACGGTGGACGGTGCGCGGCTGCGCCTGCACAAGGGCAACGGGCTGGTGCGCGACGTGTTCGGGCAGAGCGCGATGAGCGGCTTGCGCGGGCGCATCGGCATCGGCCACTGCCGCTACCCCACCGCCGGTTCGGAAGGCTCGGCCGAGGCGCAGCCGTTCTACGTCAACTCGCCGTACGGCATCGCGTTCGCGCACAACGGCAACCTGGTCAACACCGATGCGCTGCGCCGCGAGATGTTCCAGGACGACCGCCGCCACATCAACACCGACTCGGATTCCGAAGTGCTGCTGAACGTGCTGGCGCACGAGCTGCAGATCCAGGACCGCATGGCGCTGACCCCGGACCACATCTTCAAGGCGGTGGCCGGCGTGCATGCACGTGCCCGCGGCGGTTACGCCTGCATCGCGCTGCTGCTGGGCTACGGCCTGATCGCGTTCCGCGACCCGAACGGCATCCGCCCGCTGGTGCTGGGCGAGCGGGTCAACGGCGAGGGCCGCGAGTACGCGGTGGCGTCCGAATCGGTGGCGCTGGACATCCTCGGCTTCAAGCGCATCCGCGACGTGGCGCCGGGCGAGGCGGTGATCATCACCGACGACGGCCAGTTGCATACCCGCCGCTGTGCCGAGGGCGCGCCGCACACGCCGTGCATCTTCGAGTACGTCTACCTGGCGCGGCCGGACTCGATGATCGAGGACGTCTCGGTGTACAAGGCGCGCCTGCGCATGGGCGAGAAGCTGGCCGCGAAGATCCTGCGCGAGCGGCCCGACCACGGCATCGACGCTGTGATCCCGATCCCCGACACCGCACGCACCGCCGCCAGCGCGCTGGCTGGCGCGCTCGGCGTGCCGTTCCGCGAGGGCTTCGTCAAGAACCGCTACATCGGCCGCACCTTCATCATGCCGGGGCAGGGCGAGCGGGTGAAATCGGTACGCCGCAAGCTCAACGCGATCGACCTGGAATTCCGCAAGAAGAACGTGCTGCTGGTGGACGACTCGATCGTGCGCGGCACCACCTCAAAGCAGATCATCCAGATGGCCCGCGACGCCGGCGCCAGGAACGTCTACTTCGCCTCCGCCGCGCCACCGGTGCGCTACCCGAACGTGTACGGCATCGACATGCCGTCGGCCTCGGAGCTGGTCGCCGCCGGGCACACCGAAAAGGAGATCGAGCGGACGATCGGCGCCGACTGGCTGATCTACCAGGATCTCAAGGACCTGATCTGGGCGGTGCAGGACGGCAACGAGGAACTGAAGCAGTTCGACACCTCGTGCTTCTCCGGCGAATACGTCACCGGCCTGGACCGGAGTTACCTGGAACAGATCGAGATGCTGCGCTCGGACGACGCCAAGGCCGCGCGGCGGGCCGGCTGA
- the folC gene encoding bifunctional tetrahydrofolate synthase/dihydrofolate synthase has protein sequence MSRTLAEWLAYQERVNVHSIELGLDRVREVWRRMGAPAPAKRVITVGGTNGKGSTVALLEAMLRAADLRVGAFTSPHLLEYNERVRIDGVDADDAALVASFERIEAVRGSVPLTYFEFGALAALDLFARAGVDVAVLEVGLGGRLDAVNIVDADVAVITTVDLDHMEWLGPDRDSIGREKAGIARAGRPAIVGELDPPAGLLDALAERGARVERAGIDFSVERHQDGWRWLHRDGSAMELPDPALAAPVQYANAAAAIAALHVLGLGALTPSAFFAAVSAGLHEVRVQARLQSIGGEPPLVVDVGHNPQAARALAEWLDTQPPARVHAVYGALADKDVAGVIGALGTRIGHWHLAGLDQATPRGMPVATLAAILQQVLPQASYGVHADVPAALAAARAAAQPGERILAFGSFFVASAVLAERHG, from the coding sequence ATGAGTCGCACTCTCGCCGAATGGCTGGCGTACCAGGAACGCGTCAACGTCCACAGCATCGAGCTGGGACTGGACCGGGTACGCGAGGTGTGGCGACGGATGGGCGCGCCGGCGCCGGCGAAACGGGTGATCACGGTCGGCGGCACCAACGGCAAGGGTTCCACCGTGGCCCTGCTGGAGGCGATGTTGCGCGCGGCCGACCTGCGCGTGGGCGCGTTTACCTCGCCGCACCTGCTGGAATACAACGAGCGCGTGCGCATCGACGGCGTCGACGCCGATGACGCCGCGCTGGTTGCCTCGTTCGAGCGGATCGAGGCGGTGCGCGGCAGCGTCCCGCTGACTTATTTCGAATTCGGCGCGCTGGCCGCGCTGGACCTGTTCGCCCGCGCCGGGGTCGACGTGGCGGTGCTGGAGGTGGGACTGGGCGGGCGGCTGGACGCGGTCAACATCGTCGATGCCGACGTGGCGGTGATCACCACGGTGGACCTGGACCATATGGAGTGGCTCGGTCCGGATCGCGACAGCATCGGCCGCGAGAAGGCCGGCATCGCGCGGGCCGGGCGGCCGGCGATCGTGGGCGAACTGGACCCGCCGGCTGGTCTGCTCGACGCGCTGGCCGAGCGCGGCGCGCGGGTCGAGCGGGCCGGCATCGACTTCAGCGTGGAGCGGCACCAGGACGGCTGGCGCTGGCTCCATCGCGACGGCAGCGCGATGGAGCTGCCCGATCCGGCGCTGGCGGCGCCGGTGCAGTACGCGAATGCGGCGGCGGCGATCGCCGCGTTGCACGTGCTCGGCCTGGGGGCGCTCACACCGAGCGCCTTTTTCGCGGCGGTCAGCGCCGGCCTGCACGAGGTACGGGTGCAGGCGCGATTGCAGTCGATCGGCGGTGAGCCGCCGCTGGTCGTGGACGTGGGCCACAACCCGCAGGCCGCCCGCGCGCTGGCCGAATGGCTGGACACGCAGCCGCCGGCGCGGGTGCACGCGGTGTACGGCGCGCTGGCGGACAAGGACGTAGCTGGAGTGATCGGCGCGCTCGGTACGCGCATCGGCCACTGGCATCTGGCCGGGCTGGACCAGGCCACTCCGCGCGGCATGCCGGTGGCGACGCTGGCCGCGATCCTGCAGCAGGTACTGCCGCAGGCGTCGTACGGCGTGCATGCCGACGTGCCCGCTGCGTTGGCGGCGGCGCGTGCGGCTGCGCAACCGGGCGAGCGCATCCTCGCGTTCGGCTCGTTTTTCGTGGCCAGCGCGGTGCTCGCTGAACGCCACGGTTGA